In the genome of Candidatus Electrothrix rattekaaiensis, the window AAGTACTGAACCAGTGGCCGAAGGCTTTGGGCAGGATGCTGAAGTCCATAGGAAGTTCCGGGGAAGATCAGACAGATTGTTTTGACGAGAAGGGCTCGGCTTCTTCAATGATCATAATGGGGATACCATCACGAATTGCATAAGAGAGTTGGCAGGCAGGGCAGAGCAGGGCACTTTCATCCTCCCTAAGCTCTATAGTTCCTTTGCACTGGGGACAGGCGAGAATATCAAGCAGTTCTTTTTTCATGTTTTTTCGTTATTGCGTCGGTTCATTGGCAAGCCTGTTCTTTGCTGACAGAACAGGATTCGGATTTCATGATGCGTTCTCGTATCAGCGGTGTTAAGATGACGAGAAGGCGATATTGTACCAGAAAAAAGAAGTGCTGACAGCAAAACAAGAGGAACCGGAGAAAAAATGAAAAAACGTATACCGGTAGACCAGGCCGTCGGCATGGTGCTGCCCCATGATATCACGGAAATTGTCCAAGGGGAATTTAAAGGATGCGCCTTTAAAAAAGGCCATATTCTCCGTCTTGAGGATGTGGAGCATCTGCGCCGATTGGGTAAGGAACATATTTATGCCTTGGAGCTTTCAGAAGGGGAAATTCATGAAAACGAGGCGGCCCGCCTGCTGGCTGCCGCCCTTGCCGGAGAGGGCGTGGAGTATTCCGATAAGATAAGCGAGGGCAAGGCTTCGCTTCGGGCCTCCTGTGACGGCCTGCTCAAGATTGACAAAGAGGCACTGTATCGCTTCAACCTGCTGGGCGAGATCATGTGCTCCACTCTGCATACAAATACCCCGGTCAAAAAAGGGGAACAGGTGGCCGCCACCCGTCTGATTCCTCTGGTGGGGGAACGTTCTTTGATTGAAGAGGCCGTGAGTATTGTTGAATCTGCCGAGTCGGGTGAGAAGATTATCCGGGTTTTGCCGCTGAAAAAGGTCAAGGCCGGGCTGGTTGTCACGGGCAGCGAGGTTTATTACGGTAGGATTGAAGATAAATTTGAGGCAGTGCTCCGAGAGAAGATGACAGAGCTGGGCTCGGAAGTGATTCGGGTTGGCTTTGCCCCGGATGACGCGACCAAGATTGCCGAGGAAATCCGTCTTTGTCTGGAAGCCGGGGCTGATCTGATCATCACCTCTGGGGGGATGTCTGTGGATCCAGACGACGTAACCCGAACCGGTATCCGGGAGGCCGGTGCTGTGGATACGGTGTACGGTACACCGGTTCTGCCCGGTGCCATGTTTCTGGTAGGCCGAATCGGGGAGGTACCTGTTTTCGGCCTGCCCGCCTGCGGTATGTTTCATAAGATAACCGTGTTTGATCTGATCCTTCCTCGTATCCTTACAGGTGAATCCATCGGTCGAGAGCAGTTTGCCGCCATGGGCCACGGAGGTCTTTGTCGTAATTGCAAACATTGCCAGTACCCGGTCTGTAATTTTGGTAAATAGCCCCTGGTGCCTTACTCTCACCTTGTGTAATATTCTCTTGTTGGTATATTGTATTATAGGGACACGGCATGCCGTGTCCCTACGGATTATTTCCGCATGCCGGGCCGTAGGGGTGAATCCCTGTGTTCGCCCTTTTTATACCGGGCAGGCACAGGGGCCTGCCCCTACGTCCTTATAACAACGCACCATTCCCGTTTATCTTTCTTCTGTAAGAGACTGCCATGCTTTTCCCTATCAAATACCCGATGAAATTTGCTGCCCTTTGTCTGCTGTTGTTGACTCTTTTTACTGCTGAAACCTTTGCTACCTCCCTTGATCCTGGCTTTGGTGATAACGGCAAGGTTGCTGTGGATCTCGGATCATACGGTGACCAAGCCAATGCAGTGCTTGTGCAGCCTGACGGCAAAATTTTGGTGGGCGGGTCTACCTCCAATACCGCTAACTTGGACTTCATGCTCTTTCGGCTCCTTGCTGACGGCTCCCTTGATCTAGAATTTAATATTGACGGCAAAGTCTCCACAGCAGTGGGGTTCAATGATGATGAGGTCTTTGCCTTAGCCCTGCAAGATGACGGTAAGATTGTCGCGGCAGGCTACAGCAGCAAGGACGGAAGCCGGGATTTTGCCCTAGCCCGCTATAACAGCGACGGCTCGCTTGATCGGGAATTCGGCCTGGAAGGTATGGTTGTGACGGATGTCAGTGGTTCTGATGATGAAATTACCAGTGTGGCTGTGCAGCCGGACGGCAAGATCCTGCTGACCGGTACCGCCCTAGGAGATGAAGGACGGGT includes:
- a CDS encoding Trm112 family protein, coding for MKKELLDILACPQCKGTIELREDESALLCPACQLSYAIRDGIPIMIIEEAEPFSSKQSV
- a CDS encoding molybdopterin-binding protein, whose translation is MKKRIPVDQAVGMVLPHDITEIVQGEFKGCAFKKGHILRLEDVEHLRRLGKEHIYALELSEGEIHENEAARLLAAALAGEGVEYSDKISEGKASLRASCDGLLKIDKEALYRFNLLGEIMCSTLHTNTPVKKGEQVAATRLIPLVGERSLIEEAVSIVESAESGEKIIRVLPLKKVKAGLVVTGSEVYYGRIEDKFEAVLREKMTELGSEVIRVGFAPDDATKIAEEIRLCLEAGADLIITSGGMSVDPDDVTRTGIREAGAVDTVYGTPVLPGAMFLVGRIGEVPVFGLPACGMFHKITVFDLILPRILTGESIGREQFAAMGHGGLCRNCKHCQYPVCNFGK